The Cylindrospermum stagnale PCC 7417 genome segment ACGCGATCGCTACAATGCTATTCAGATGGAATTAGCAGAACTATCCACCAAATTCTCTAACCATCTCCTCGATGCCACCAAAGCCTTTAGCCTAACCCTCACAAGCAAAGAAGAAATTGACGGCTTACCCAACAGCTTACTTAGTCTAGCTGCTCAAGCTGCCCGTGAAGCTGGAGAAGAAAACGCCACACCAGAAAATGGCCCCTGGCGGATCACTTTAAACTTCCCCAGCTACGGCCCTTTCATGCAACATAGCACCCGTCGGGATCTGCGCGAAAAGCTCTACAAAGCACACATCACTCGTGCTTCCACCGGAGAATTGGATAACAACCCCTTAATTGAACGCATTTTAGATTTGCGGCAAAAACTGGCAAATTTAATCGGCTTTGAGAATTTTGCCGCACTCAGCCTAGCTAGTAAAATGGCCCAGAACGTCCAAGCAGTAGAAAAGCTTTTAGAAGAATTACGCCAAGCCAGCTATGATGCTGCTGTCCAAGACTTAGAAGAACTCAAAGCCTTTGCCTTATCTAAGGGAGCAGCAGAAGCCGAAGATTTAAAACACTGGGATATCAGCTTTTGGGCAGAACGCCAACGAGAAGAAAAATTTGCCTTTACCGTTGAAGAATTACGTCCCTACTTCCCCCTACCCCAAGTGCTAGATGGTTTATTTGGGCTAGTAAAGCGGCTGTTTGGCGTCACTGTCACCCCAGCGGATGGACAAGCTCCAGTCTGGCATGAGGATGTGCGTTATTTCCAAATCGCTGATGAAAAAGGCGACACACTCGCCTACTTTTACCTAGATGCTTTCAGCCGTCCCGCAGAAAAGCGCGGTGGTGCTTGGATGGATGTGTGCATCAATCGGGGCAAAACTACAGAAAATGGTGTGACTGCCATCCGCTTACCTGTAGCCTATTTGATATGTAACCAAACTCCTCCAGTAGATGGCAATCCTAGCTTGATGACTTTCTATGAAGTAGAAACTTTGTTCCACGAGTTTGGACACGGCTTGCATCACATGCTCACCAAGGTTAACTACCCTTCAGCCGCAGGCATCAATAATGTAGAGTGGGATGCAGTGGAACTGCCCAGTCAGTTTATGGAAAACTGGTGCTATGACCGACCAACTTTCTTTGGCATGGCTAAACATTACGAAACTGGCGAACCTCTACCAGAGCATTATTATCAAAAGCTGCTAGCGGCACGCAATTATATGAGCGGTTCTGCTATGTTGCGGCAAGTTCACTTAAGCAGCGTTGATTTGGAACTACACCACCGCTATCACCCTGGTAGTGACGAAACTCCCGCAGATGTCCGTCATCGCATTGCTAAAACAACTTCTGTTTTGCCACCACTGCCAGAAGATGCTTTTTTATGCGCCTTTGGACACATTTTTGAAGGTGGTTATGCAGCCGGTTACTACAGTTATAAGTGGGCTGAAGTCCTGAGTGCTGACGCTTTTGCCGCTTTTGAAGAAGCAGGGCTAGAAAATGAAGCAGCGTTACAAGCCACAGGTAAACGCTACCGTGATACTGTGCTGGCCTTGGGCGGTAGCAAGCATCCAATGGAGGTATTTAAATCCTTCCGAGGACGGGAACCGAGTACAGGTGCTTTGCTTAAGCACAATGGTTTGTTGGCTGCTGTTTAATATCGTTGGGTGGGCATTGCCCACCATTTTCGATCTAATACCAATTCTCTGTAAGGCAGAAAAAATTGCCGAGAGTTATAGCGTAAAAATAAAAAATGCTGATTTTCTTCTTCTAGTCTATGAAATAGAAAGGTCTTTATCGTTATGTCTAAGTCTTCAAAAAGACACCTAGAAGATTTAGTTCGAGAGATTGAAGGGGCTTTCTCTACTAGCCAATACCCCGGAGATGATCAACTTGTGTATGATACAGCACTTCCCGCTGTTATGAGGTACAGTAGCAGCAACTAGCAAACCAGTTTCTTAAATGCAGAGGATTTATTAAGTCGAGCGCAACTGAGATTAGTTTATCAACCATTTCTGTTGTAGTTGGAGCAAAACTACGTAAGAAAAATTTGAGTTGTGACCACCATAATTCAATTGGATTAAAATCAGGAGAGTATGATGATAAACTTAGGACTGAAGCGCCGACAGCTTCAATCATTGGCACAATTGAATCTCGTTTATGTGTGGATAAATTATCCATTACTACCACTGCCCCTGACCATAACTGCGGCACTAAAAACTTAGATACAAATACTTCAAATGCGTTGCCATCCATTGAATCATTCATTGTCATTAATGCCACTACTTTTTTAATACTAATGGCTCCAATTACTGTAACCTTTGAACCCCGATAGAAGGGGTTGAGAGAGTAAGCTCTTGTTCCCAATTGTGAACGGGCATGAGTCCTTTTTAAACCAAGTAGGATACCAGTTTCGTCAAGAAATACTAAATTTTCTGGTTTTATATTTTTGACCTGATCCCAATAATTTAATCTTAAATTCAGTACTCTTTCTGTCCCTGCTTGGGTACTCCGCGTTGTTTTTTTTTACGATTTAATCCTAATTTCTGTAATGCGGAACACATTGCACTTCGACCTACCCAATTACCAGTCTTGTCTGCAAATAATTCACATAACTCTATCAATGTTGCATCTGGATGTGCTTCAACTAATTCTCTTAAATCTATGTCCGCATTTGTCAGATGACTAAATTGTGGTTTTCCTCGCGGTTTGGGTTGTAAATTTCCCTCAAGTTTTTGTTGTTTTACAAGCTTTTGTACTAAACTTTTTGACACAGAAAATATATTAGCTACTTTCCTGATTGATATGTTTTTCTGAATATGCGCCGCCACTATTTTTTCTCGAAGGTCGACAGAGTATGACTTCATTTAAAAGTATTTGTATTTTCATCTAGTGTACCTTATTACAGACGGAAGTGCTGTAATAGTGGAAACCATCTTGAGTGTGAAGAAATTGCCAGAGATTTTAGAGGCAAAGACTGGAAAAAAATACCTCTAGAAACACTACGGTATAATGCTGATAGCTTATTCTTTTTTACTCCACAAGCTTACCGCTTTTATTTACCAGCTTATCTTCTCGCTTCAATACAATTTTATCGTGAAGCAGATATTATCACTAACAACTTTGTTCATAGTTTAACGGCTCCTGAAGAGCAGGGATCTGAAATGAAGCGATTCTTTTTTCGAGTTAGTTTCTTCAGTTTAACTCAAAAATCAGCTATTAGATCATTTTTGAAGTTCTTGTTGACTGAACATTCCGGCGACTTTCCACTGGGCGATATAAACACAGCAATTGAAAGATTTTAGAGAAGTGAGAACATTTGATTTGACACTCTCAAAGTCTTTAGATGCTGAGATTCCTTGTACTCTTTGAGAAGACTTACGCCTACAACGATTCCACTTGAGATGCGATGTCTTTGGTGGTGGTTCGCATCATGAAGTTCGAAATGAAGCCAGGCAATATGTTGCTTCTATAATTTGTTGTGAATGCTGCCAAAAAAATCCAAAAACTCAGGAGGAGAAAAAGTCAGAATATTGTGCTATCTTACCAAAGAAGATAGTACCTGACGCTGGTGAATTAGCACCACAAGGCGCTTTACCTAAGGGTAATTCCTCAATTGCCACCTTAGACAATTCAGATGTAGATTAGGTTGGGTTAAGCAAAGCAAAAACCAATATTTATCCTGAAGAAATATGCGGAGATAGGTATTTGCGAATTGAACTGCCCTTAGATTTTTAAAATTAGCCGACCATGCAAAGAAGACAAAGATTACTTGATGATATTATCGCAGGTATCGATGATGCTTATGGAAATATTTGTACCGATAATTGCTTTCGTGTGCTTTATGGTCTACCTACCGATTTGCAACTAGAACTTGCCTACTTTATAATGTCACGTTATCTTCCTATCTTTGAAAGAAAACACCCTGAGATAACTGTACCAAGACAAATTATCAGTGATATCTCCAAATATTTCGAGACATTTGCTAGAGGAGTAAATATGGATGCTGTAAAATCATTTACAGCAGAAGTTAGCTATGAACGTAGCTGTCATAGTGTCTTACTGGCTTATTCTCATCAAAATGATTTATTCACAGTCACTTCATCTTGTACTTGCGCTATTCGCTCAGTAATTAATGCTCGTCGAACTAATGTGTGGGAAGCTGACGATCCTGAAGCCTGGGAAAAGTCCCAAAAAAGAGAATATGTTCCCAGAGAACGTATACCTATATTTAACGCAGCAGGATATGCTGTTTTTGCTAGAGAATGGGAAGAGGTGGTGAAATGGCTCAGAGAAAAGGAGATTTGGAATTATCCTGATGAAGTTAATTTAGAGTTGATAGAGCGACAACTAGAGTATTGGATAGATAATATGTATGTTTTAATAGTTCCAGAAATAGCCGAACTATTGAGCCAAGAACCGGATGATACTTCCGTTGATGACATGAACGATAATTAATTAGTATATGAGATTGGGTTAAGAGGTTGTTTGAAAAGTATCAAAATTGATCTAGATCCCCCCTTGCCCCCCTTAAAAAGGGGGGTAAAACTTCTTAAAGTCCCCCTTTTTAAGGGGAGCCAGCGCGGTCTTGGGGGTCTCCCCCATGAGCGACTGGCGTGGATTTAGGGGGATCTGCTAGTGCTTAATACATCACCAAAAAGTTTTCAAATATCCTCTAAGAGGCTGTTTATAAAGTGCTATTTCTACAGGTGCATTTATAGTTTGGGTGTTTGCTTTAGGGGAACCATTTGCTACGACTTTTCAAGGCTTTTATAAACCTTTATATGGTTCATTACTAATGATTGCTTACACTTTTGTGGTTGCGCTCATCATTCCTGCGGAGAGTAAATAATCTGGTGAGGTAGCAAAAATCCAAATATTTTAGAACTTACGCTCTGAAGTTTTTCCGTACTCACTTTTTTAGTGCTATTGGTGCTTTTACGCAACTAGAATGAATGCGAACAGAAGAGTTAATTGAAAACTGGTACGAAGAAAGTGCGAAATTTACCTTTTCAAGTAGCTCGTGATTTTATCCTCGAACATCTAAAACAGAAGGTGGGCTTGAATACACATAGTTAGTTTCCTGTCAATGCATAAGTCTTGCTAATATAATTATTCACCTACTTTTTGAGGAAATTCTTTGCAATACTTAACTAAGTTCTAATTAAAAAACTTAAATATAGATTAAAAATAATAACTAGCATCATATTTCGTGAAGTTTATCAGGCAGAATTAGAAGTATGCTTAATTTATCGAAAGCTTAGTTGAAACTTAAAGTAACGAGGTGCAAAGAAACTTAAATGTTCGTTAGTATTTTGTCCCGATGATTGGTTCTCCTTACTAATGACTAAAAACTCAAGTTTATTTGTACTGATTTACTGACTAGCTGATTAAGCAAGATGGAGAACATCTGATAGTCGCTCAGAACTAGCAGCAAAAGCCCAAGAAACCTTATCAACCATTACGTAAAATGATAGAAAAAATTTTGCTGGCTGTCTCTGGATTGGGACACGCGGAAGAAATGCTCAAGACGTTGAAACAGGTGCCATCAATCCAATCTGCCAAAGTTACAGTTTTGCATGTTGTGCCTAGCCAAAGTACCACTGAGGCGATGACAGCTAAATGGGAAGAAGGTGGCAAAATTCTGGCTAATGCTATTGTGTCTTTGAATTTAGACCCCAGCCAGGTTTCTTCAATTTTGCGGCAAGGTGACCCCAAAGATGTTGTTTGTCAAATAGCTGATGAAATGGAAGCTGACTTGATTATTATGGGTTCACGGGGACTGAAGCGGCTGCAATCGATTTTAGCAAACTCGGTCAGTCAGTATGTTTTCCAATTGTCTTCTCGCCCCATGTTGCTAGTCAAAGATGACATTTATGTCAAAAGAATTAAGCGCGTTATGGTGGCAATAGACAATTCAGACGCGGCCAAGAAATGCTTGGATTTGGCTCTGTTTTTGCTGCGTGGTATTCCGGAAGGGCAGTTAATTTTGGCTAATGTAACTCAAGACTTAAACGGCAAAACTACGGAAATTACGGATATTAAGCCAGATAAAAATTCGGCTTTGGCAGCCGCAGTTACAGCAGCCGAAAACCAAGGTGTGTCAACTCGTTGTGTTCGTAGTAGTGGCAAACCTGGTGAAGAAATTTGTCGCTTGGCGAAGGAATTGAATACGGACTTATTGCTGCTTGGTTCTCCAGATCGTCGTCCGTCTATTGCTAAGAGTTTTGTGGATATAGACAGACTCTTGGGGGCTTCTTTGTCTGACTATGTTCGAGTTAATGCCACTTGTCCTGTGTTGTTGGCGCGGACTGTGGCTTAAAGTCAAAATTGAGTTAGCGGTGGATCAACAAAAACCCCTGCACCAATGGTGTAGGGGTTATTTATTTTATACCAACAGTATTAACTATCTTTTCCACCTTCACGGCTAGCAGTTTGGATGTAAAGAATTAGTAAAAACACGGTGGGAACTAGTACGAACAAAATGCTCGCTACGAACCCAAGCTCATTTACTTGCATGGCAAGAAAGCCTCTCTTTGATTTCCGGTCAACAACTTTAGAATAGCATCATCGATGGCAGAGTTAGCCCAAATTTTCTGCCTTTGCCAATGCTAATGACTGTTAAACCCAAAAACTTAAGGTTTCGTGACTACACTGACTGGGCCATTGACTAAGGTTTGACAGGCAAGACGGTAATTTTCGGGCTTTTTCTTAAAT includes the following:
- a CDS encoding transposase — protein: MNLRLNYWDQVKNIKPENLVFLDETGILLGLKRTHARSQLGTRAYSLNPFYRGSKVTVIGAISIKKVVALMTMNDSMDGNAFEVFVSKFLVPQLWSGAVVVMDNLSTHKRDSIVPMIEAVGASVLSLSSYSPDFNPIELWWSQLKFFLRSFAPTTTEMVDKLISVALDLINPLHLRNWFASCCYCTS
- a CDS encoding universal stress protein, yielding MIEKILLAVSGLGHAEEMLKTLKQVPSIQSAKVTVLHVVPSQSTTEAMTAKWEEGGKILANAIVSLNLDPSQVSSILRQGDPKDVVCQIADEMEADLIIMGSRGLKRLQSILANSVSQYVFQLSSRPMLLVKDDIYVKRIKRVMVAIDNSDAAKKCLDLALFLLRGIPEGQLILANVTQDLNGKTTEITDIKPDKNSALAAAVTAAENQGVSTRCVRSSGKPGEEICRLAKELNTDLLLLGSPDRRPSIAKSFVDIDRLLGASLSDYVRVNATCPVLLARTVA
- a CDS encoding DUF6714 family protein; amino-acid sequence: MARDFRGKDWKKIPLETLRYNADSLFFFTPQAYRFYLPAYLLASIQFYREADIITNNFVHSLTAPEEQGSEMKRFFFRVSFFSLTQKSAIRSFLKFLLTEHSGDFPLGDINTAIERF
- the psbM gene encoding photosystem II reaction center protein PsbM; translation: MQVNELGFVASILFVLVPTVFLLILYIQTASREGGKDS
- a CDS encoding M3 family metallopeptidase; this encodes MSATATISQNPLLQGLGLPPFTEIKPEQVEPAFSQLLAELNKQLITLEANVQPTWSGLVVPLEKLTEKLYWSWGILNHLMGVKNSPKLRDAYEAVQPQVVQFINTLGQSQAIYNAFKTLRASKAWESLESAQQRIVEAAIRDAEFSGVGLTGEARDRYNAIQMELAELSTKFSNHLLDATKAFSLTLTSKEEIDGLPNSLLSLAAQAAREAGEENATPENGPWRITLNFPSYGPFMQHSTRRDLREKLYKAHITRASTGELDNNPLIERILDLRQKLANLIGFENFAALSLASKMAQNVQAVEKLLEELRQASYDAAVQDLEELKAFALSKGAAEAEDLKHWDISFWAERQREEKFAFTVEELRPYFPLPQVLDGLFGLVKRLFGVTVTPADGQAPVWHEDVRYFQIADEKGDTLAYFYLDAFSRPAEKRGGAWMDVCINRGKTTENGVTAIRLPVAYLICNQTPPVDGNPSLMTFYEVETLFHEFGHGLHHMLTKVNYPSAAGINNVEWDAVELPSQFMENWCYDRPTFFGMAKHYETGEPLPEHYYQKLLAARNYMSGSAMLRQVHLSSVDLELHHRYHPGSDETPADVRHRIAKTTSVLPPLPEDAFLCAFGHIFEGGYAAGYYSYKWAEVLSADAFAAFEEAGLENEAALQATGKRYRDTVLALGGSKHPMEVFKSFRGREPSTGALLKHNGLLAAV
- a CDS encoding helix-turn-helix domain-containing protein, translated to MKSYSVDLREKIVAAHIQKNISIRKVANIFSVSKSLVQKLVKQQKLEGNLQPKPRGKPQFSHLTNADIDLRELVEAHPDATLIELCELFADKTGNWVGRSAMCSALQKLGLNRKKKQRGVPKQGQKEY